The following coding sequences are from one Gossypium raimondii isolate GPD5lz chromosome 4, ASM2569854v1, whole genome shotgun sequence window:
- the LOC105780017 gene encoding transcription factor GTE4 isoform X2 has translation MCMASGIVVGEGKDAEREKQRYSGSKVYTRKAFKGSKKNNLLNSTVNSSDPNHHHHHHHHDTTTTTTSDNNHDNNKNDNNVDRAALNDTDVTTTAVPNTNDYSNHPVEIPAQPLPLEFGDSAHQQPGPRADTAVSDDCSSLNKQVDVAGALKPSSENQVKINLASRSKQEMAELRRKLVSELDLVRSLVKRIEAKEVQIRVFSNASVPLNNAVGYGFNRVQPEPSSVGISQEPVKKSRPLNQLNISALENSQCANENLEKEKRTPKANQFYHNSEFLLAKDKFPPAESNKKLKLNGKKQGGGQFTHGFGMGNKLFKNCSSLLERLMKHKHGWVFNSPVDVKGLGLHDYYSVIKHPMDLGTVKTRLSKNWYKSPREFAEDVRLTFQNAMTYNPKGQDVHVMAEQLSKIFEGKWASIEADYIRDMRLAVEYEVNLRMPTPRKAHSMLPPPLDTRRILGRSESMARSVDPRPKLIATTPSGRTPAPKKPKAKDPYKRDMTYEEKQKLSTNLQSLPSEKLDNIVQIIKKRNSAVEQHDEEIEVDIDSVDTETLWELDRFVTNYKKSLSKNKRKAELSIQARAEAAQIVPEKLQTMAPVLVEVPKQNTTNEQNISRSLVEEEKQGDAANRSSSSSSSSSDSGSSSSDSDSESSSASGSDAGHSPRA, from the exons ATGTGTATGGCTTCGGGGATAGTAGTTGGAGAAGGAAAAGATGCTGAGAGAGAGAAACAGAGATACAGTGGGAGCAAGGTTTATACCAGGAAAGCGTTCAAGGGTTCCAAGAAAAACAATCTTCTTAACTCCACTGTTAACAGTAGCGACCccaaccaccaccaccaccaccaccaccacgacaccaccaccaccaccacctccgACAACAACCACGACAACAACAAAAATGACAACAACGTGGATAGGGCTGCTTTGAACGACACTGATGTCACCACAACAGCTGTCCCTAACACCAACGACTACAGCAACCACCCTGTTGAAATACCTGCTCAGCCTCTTCCTTTGGAGTTTGGGGATTCAGCTCACCAACAGCCTGGTCCTCGTGCGGATACTGCTGTGTCTGATGACTGTTCAAGCCTTAATAAGCAGGTGGATGTTGCCGGAGCATTGAAGCCTAGTTCCGAGAACCAGGTGAAGATCAATTTGGCTTCAAGGTCAAAGCAGGAGATGGCGGAACTGAGGAGGAAGTTGGTAAGTGAGCTTGATTTGGTAAGGAGTTTGGTGAAGAGGATTGAAGCTAAAGAAGTGCAAATAAGGGTGTTTAGTAATGCCTCTGTTCCTTTGAATAATGCTGTTGGTTATGGTTTCAATAGGGTTCAACCAGAGCCATCCTCGGTAGGCATCTCTCAGGAACCTGTTAAGAAATCAAGGCCTTTGAATCAGTTGAATATTTCTGCCTTGGAAAATAGTCAATGTgcaaatgaaaatttggagaaGGAGAAAAGGACGCCTAAGGCAAATCAGTTTTATCATAATTCTGAGTTTTTGCTTGCAAAAGATAAGTTTCCTCCAGCTGAGAGTAACAAGAAGTTGAAATTAAACGGGAAGAAGCAAGGTGGAGGTCAATTCACACATGGGTTTGGCATGGGTAATAAGTTATTTAAGAACTGTAGTTCTTTGCTTGAAAGACTAATGAAGCACAAGCATGGTTGGGTCTTTAATTCTCCTGTTGATGTCAAAGGTCTTGGTTTGCATGATTACTATAGTGTCATTAAGCATCCCATGGATTTGGGCACTGTGAAAACGAGGCTTAGCAAAAACTGGTACAAGTCTCCTAGAGAGTTTGCAGAGGATGTGAGATTGACATTTCAGAATGCCATGACATATAATCCTAAGGGACAAGATGTTCATGTAATGGCAGAGCAGTTATCAAAGATATTTGAGGGAAAATGGGCTTCTATAGAGGCAGATTATATTCGAGATATGAGACTTGCAGTAGAATATGAAGTGAATTTACGTATGCCAACACCAAGAAAGGCACATTCAATGCTACCACCTCCACTTGATACAAGAAGGATCTTGGGTAGATCAGAGTCAATGGCACGCTCTGTTGATCCAAGACCAAAACTAATTGCTACTACTCCTTCGGGTAGGACTCCTGCTCCAAAAAAGCCTAAAGCGAAGGATCCTTACAAGAGGGATATGACTTATGAAGAGAAGCAGAAGCTTAGCACTAACCTTCAAAGTTTGCCTTCAGAGAAGCTGGACAACATTGTACAGATTATTAAGAAAAGGAATTCAGCTGTCGAACAACATGACGAAGAAATAGAAGTAGACATTGACAGTGTGGATACTGAGACTCTTTGGGAGCTGGATAGATTTGTTACCAACTACAAGAAAAGTTTGAGCAAAAACAAGAGAAAGGCTGAACTTTCCATTCAAGCCAGAGCAGAAGCTGCTCAGATTGTACCTGAGAAA TTGCAGACTATGGCTCCTGTTTTGGTGGAAGTGCCCAAGCAAAACACAACTA ATGAACAGAATATTTCCAGATCActtgttgaagaagaaaaacagGGAGATGCTGCTAATAGGTCGAGTAGTTCAAGTAGTTCTAGCAGTGATTCTGGGTCTTCTTCAAGTG ACTCTGATAGTGAAAGTTCCTCGGCCTCTGGATCTGATGCTGGACATTCACCTAGAGCTTGA
- the LOC105780017 gene encoding transcription factor GTE4 isoform X1, producing the protein MCMASGIVVGEGKDAEREKQRYSGSKVYTRKAFKGSKKNNLLNSTVNSSDPNHHHHHHHHDTTTTTTSDNNHDNNKNDNNVDRAALNDTDVTTTAVPNTNDYSNHPVEIPAQPLPLEFGDSAHQQPGPRADTAVSDDCSSLNKQVDVAGALKPSSENQVKINLASRSKQEMAELRRKLVSELDLVRSLVKRIEAKEVQIRVFSNASVPLNNAVGYGFNRVQPEPSSVGISQEPVKKSRPLNQLNISALENSQCANENLEKEKRTPKANQFYHNSEFLLAKDKFPPAESNKKLKLNGKKQGGGQFTHGFGMGNKLFKNCSSLLERLMKHKHGWVFNSPVDVKGLGLHDYYSVIKHPMDLGTVKTRLSKNWYKSPREFAEDVRLTFQNAMTYNPKGQDVHVMAEQLSKIFEGKWASIEADYIRDMRLAVEYEVNLRMPTPRKAHSMLPPPLDTRRILGRSESMARSVDPRPKLIATTPSGRTPAPKKPKAKDPYKRDMTYEEKQKLSTNLQSLPSEKLDNIVQIIKKRNSAVEQHDEEIEVDIDSVDTETLWELDRFVTNYKKSLSKNKRKAELSIQARAEAAQIVPEKVQLQTMAPVLVEVPKQNTTNEQNISRSLVEEEKQGDAANRSSSSSSSSSDSGSSSSDSDSESSSASGSDAGHSPRA; encoded by the exons ATGTGTATGGCTTCGGGGATAGTAGTTGGAGAAGGAAAAGATGCTGAGAGAGAGAAACAGAGATACAGTGGGAGCAAGGTTTATACCAGGAAAGCGTTCAAGGGTTCCAAGAAAAACAATCTTCTTAACTCCACTGTTAACAGTAGCGACCccaaccaccaccaccaccaccaccaccacgacaccaccaccaccaccacctccgACAACAACCACGACAACAACAAAAATGACAACAACGTGGATAGGGCTGCTTTGAACGACACTGATGTCACCACAACAGCTGTCCCTAACACCAACGACTACAGCAACCACCCTGTTGAAATACCTGCTCAGCCTCTTCCTTTGGAGTTTGGGGATTCAGCTCACCAACAGCCTGGTCCTCGTGCGGATACTGCTGTGTCTGATGACTGTTCAAGCCTTAATAAGCAGGTGGATGTTGCCGGAGCATTGAAGCCTAGTTCCGAGAACCAGGTGAAGATCAATTTGGCTTCAAGGTCAAAGCAGGAGATGGCGGAACTGAGGAGGAAGTTGGTAAGTGAGCTTGATTTGGTAAGGAGTTTGGTGAAGAGGATTGAAGCTAAAGAAGTGCAAATAAGGGTGTTTAGTAATGCCTCTGTTCCTTTGAATAATGCTGTTGGTTATGGTTTCAATAGGGTTCAACCAGAGCCATCCTCGGTAGGCATCTCTCAGGAACCTGTTAAGAAATCAAGGCCTTTGAATCAGTTGAATATTTCTGCCTTGGAAAATAGTCAATGTgcaaatgaaaatttggagaaGGAGAAAAGGACGCCTAAGGCAAATCAGTTTTATCATAATTCTGAGTTTTTGCTTGCAAAAGATAAGTTTCCTCCAGCTGAGAGTAACAAGAAGTTGAAATTAAACGGGAAGAAGCAAGGTGGAGGTCAATTCACACATGGGTTTGGCATGGGTAATAAGTTATTTAAGAACTGTAGTTCTTTGCTTGAAAGACTAATGAAGCACAAGCATGGTTGGGTCTTTAATTCTCCTGTTGATGTCAAAGGTCTTGGTTTGCATGATTACTATAGTGTCATTAAGCATCCCATGGATTTGGGCACTGTGAAAACGAGGCTTAGCAAAAACTGGTACAAGTCTCCTAGAGAGTTTGCAGAGGATGTGAGATTGACATTTCAGAATGCCATGACATATAATCCTAAGGGACAAGATGTTCATGTAATGGCAGAGCAGTTATCAAAGATATTTGAGGGAAAATGGGCTTCTATAGAGGCAGATTATATTCGAGATATGAGACTTGCAGTAGAATATGAAGTGAATTTACGTATGCCAACACCAAGAAAGGCACATTCAATGCTACCACCTCCACTTGATACAAGAAGGATCTTGGGTAGATCAGAGTCAATGGCACGCTCTGTTGATCCAAGACCAAAACTAATTGCTACTACTCCTTCGGGTAGGACTCCTGCTCCAAAAAAGCCTAAAGCGAAGGATCCTTACAAGAGGGATATGACTTATGAAGAGAAGCAGAAGCTTAGCACTAACCTTCAAAGTTTGCCTTCAGAGAAGCTGGACAACATTGTACAGATTATTAAGAAAAGGAATTCAGCTGTCGAACAACATGACGAAGAAATAGAAGTAGACATTGACAGTGTGGATACTGAGACTCTTTGGGAGCTGGATAGATTTGTTACCAACTACAAGAAAAGTTTGAGCAAAAACAAGAGAAAGGCTGAACTTTCCATTCAAGCCAGAGCAGAAGCTGCTCAGATTGTACCTGAGAAAGtacag TTGCAGACTATGGCTCCTGTTTTGGTGGAAGTGCCCAAGCAAAACACAACTA ATGAACAGAATATTTCCAGATCActtgttgaagaagaaaaacagGGAGATGCTGCTAATAGGTCGAGTAGTTCAAGTAGTTCTAGCAGTGATTCTGGGTCTTCTTCAAGTG ACTCTGATAGTGAAAGTTCCTCGGCCTCTGGATCTGATGCTGGACATTCACCTAGAGCTTGA